The Mesomycoplasma ovipneumoniae genome includes a region encoding these proteins:
- a CDS encoding MGA_1079 family surface serine endopeptidase, translated as MKSKITKFSLLLSSFVTVFGVAIACGTTPEIKTPAKQNENAKPLPKTPNSDNQNNLSSDKKEEQNNSTSRRDNEQIKTKTEDKTEVENQELEEDIKNTSNSAKRTDESSKIDSNIDSDSLKNTTSATENNANQTNNTSSLENNTNSKTSKKTPLTLFEQQQQDSIEKINKLSTISSSFKHFFAEQVSEQKSAQDLKKLEEKFNKISNLSAKLKEIIESANFVKTTSKYTSTTNNVDKLLDITLLKAQSFFHNNQLAFSDNIDNLEVQINGTQNEIIRLQNELNGNTSEENIKNIEQAINDVNPSFDDEKISTYELQDKLNPAAFDVETTKLLTKIEKDGYTFEIKDTNISKLDNNKLEITYQVKDKNNHRARVTKTLDFHNKGKFNIETKIKELDKKFNSLDDLYEFDKIKLSQIQETYVDNLQDFIKENFRSKGNRIDQIFKHNLGQISYKNRHFSAQVHFLMFNKVVKTLELKSNVEIELRTKDLIGSEKDRADLELLISSYLTNKDWSYHSLDASQPILKDLQPIKQGVDHHGIPSMLALQKLNEIYKWPQIGKYSLFVKEVLDHSNIYDSNRGGTAKLIFGIKKNNEELPFQDWDLKITESDYRTKYAKNMWYFRPLHASDIELPSNWVSSNFDNSHKKLIDEINASNFDLRKTPGAKVNGKETLFSVLNPQQLVSQFRKQDAGSVLQYLLKLKNNHNNNTQNDSSEFKRTLDESKDATGGDEFDKQSIQAKIDNSANVFIVNTNSIIPSGVTTNPNNISDIINDYFIVYYDVKSERTGELKFKIGFINKSDPSKVYSKSEEITLVNLSNDFQNNIYPELLMNKVSLQDFQYNNQQLTWNKQTLTLNNYSIDTKDITIHEKVQYNNNTYINLKYTYPNQKKETEKIVVGNNWYKVAGSNSVSLDDIKNSSFKWRHSGLNTLIVENYQVIRNRQIEFNAKDAIWSQDGKGASWVLKEKYLEKMLENARDVKLDLTIYGNVLIQDDNRYNRFTKPGDPTIHGNEAKYKFPSFTIDYSDLKRKSELNIELELPQRYNNTSTSSTPLPKLTLLLNVTKKLDGLHFKLSLKGEEYSIIVGNPVNYVNTTQGYNPFTNNDKFDKNKAFILWDRGAGVNVIYENYEQYEEHTRRTNLFDYKQISYTQENAPIPFYTDPNVRKNVYFPNQNVPYEIHNGYLQNNDYINYSTIKSNPQFENNFQHALAFSFGSATMIGKVNNDENDWKFYFITNNHVENVKNFDQLNNSTTGLPNTYRRYSYIVKPSLNFENNVNAGFSYWGGLLKGPNSSSKPSDKKEDPNSGFLLSQIWSGSDQQSRDGKEHKGHNIDATIFVVDVKPLYDEALAQGKYEYANWLKSWLALENMKFNFNGMDYNINHQSLIYDFSIVGFPYGKQSAYVIHRPALSNYNVMLRHQNGYVPTYFDAGNSGTGILSADNNYISLINSGTPHNSLQAWNYATRGFNYFGVNFNGEHPLDLKNTKSFAAQILRWHLLAPASANSPWFFNPFKTNTK; from the coding sequence ATGAAATCTAAAATTACTAAATTTAGCTTACTTTTATCTTCTTTTGTAACAGTTTTTGGTGTTGCAATTGCTTGTGGAACTACCCCTGAAATTAAAACACCAGCTAAACAAAATGAAAATGCAAAACCACTACCTAAAACACCAAATTCAGATAACCAAAATAATTTATCTTCAGACAAAAAAGAAGAGCAAAACAATTCAACCTCAAGAAGAGATAATGAACAAATCAAAACAAAGACAGAAGATAAAACAGAAGTGGAAAATCAAGAATTAGAAGAAGATATAAAAAATACATCAAATTCTGCTAAAAGAACAGATGAATCTTCCAAAATTGATAGTAATATTGATTCAGATTCTCTAAAAAATACTACAAGTGCTACCGAAAATAATGCCAACCAAACTAATAACACCTCTTCTTTAGAAAATAATACAAATTCTAAAACATCTAAAAAAACTCCACTAACTTTATTTGAACAGCAACAACAAGACAGTATTGAAAAAATTAATAAACTTAGTACAATTTCTTCTAGTTTTAAACACTTTTTTGCAGAACAAGTAAGTGAGCAAAAAAGTGCTCAGGATCTTAAAAAACTAGAAGAAAAATTTAACAAAATTTCAAATTTATCAGCAAAATTAAAGGAAATAATTGAATCAGCAAACTTTGTAAAAACAACTTCGAAATACACTTCTACCACAAATAATGTTGATAAATTATTAGATATAACACTTTTAAAAGCACAATCATTTTTTCACAATAACCAACTAGCTTTTTCTGATAATATAGATAATTTAGAAGTGCAAATTAATGGTACACAAAATGAAATAATAAGACTTCAAAATGAATTGAATGGCAACACATCAGAAGAAAATATTAAAAATATTGAGCAAGCAATTAATGATGTAAATCCCTCTTTTGATGATGAAAAAATAAGCACTTATGAACTACAGGACAAATTAAATCCTGCAGCTTTTGATGTTGAAACTACAAAATTATTAACTAAAATTGAAAAAGATGGCTACACTTTTGAAATAAAAGATACTAATATTAGTAAATTAGACAATAACAAATTAGAAATCACATATCAAGTTAAAGATAAAAATAATCATCGAGCTCGTGTTACAAAAACTCTTGATTTTCACAACAAAGGCAAATTTAATATAGAAACCAAAATTAAAGAATTAGACAAAAAATTTAACTCACTTGATGATTTATATGAATTTGATAAAATTAAATTATCACAAATTCAAGAGACGTATGTTGATAATTTACAAGATTTTATTAAAGAAAATTTTAGATCTAAAGGTAATAGAATTGATCAAATTTTTAAACATAATTTAGGCCAAATAAGCTATAAAAATAGACACTTTAGTGCACAAGTACATTTTTTAATGTTCAACAAAGTTGTTAAAACTTTAGAGCTAAAATCCAATGTCGAGATTGAACTGCGAACAAAAGATTTAATAGGAAGTGAAAAGGATCGAGCTGATCTAGAACTTTTAATTTCTAGTTACCTTACAAATAAAGATTGATCTTACCATAGTCTAGACGCTAGCCAACCAATTTTAAAAGATCTACAACCTATCAAACAAGGTGTTGATCATCATGGAATTCCTTCAATGTTAGCACTACAAAAATTGAATGAAATCTATAAGTGACCACAAATTGGTAAGTACTCACTTTTTGTTAAAGAAGTACTTGATCATTCAAATATTTATGATTCTAATCGCGGTGGGACAGCAAAATTAATTTTTGGAATCAAAAAAAATAATGAAGAACTACCTTTTCAAGATTGAGATTTAAAGATAACTGAAAGTGATTATAGAACTAAATATGCTAAAAATATGTGATATTTTCGACCACTTCATGCTAGTGATATTGAATTACCTTCTAATTGAGTAAGTAGTAATTTTGATAATAGTCATAAAAAATTAATTGATGAAATTAACGCCTCTAATTTCGATTTAAGAAAAACTCCAGGTGCTAAAGTGAACGGAAAAGAAACACTTTTTAGTGTTTTAAACCCTCAACAATTAGTTAGCCAATTTCGAAAACAAGATGCTGGTAGTGTCCTACAATATTTATTAAAACTTAAAAATAATCATAATAACAACACTCAAAATGATTCATCAGAGTTTAAAAGAACATTAGATGAATCAAAAGATGCTACTGGAGGAGATGAATTTGATAAACAAAGTATTCAAGCTAAAATAGATAATTCAGCAAATGTTTTCATAGTAAATACAAATAGCATAATTCCTAGTGGAGTAACAACTAATCCAAATAATATTTCTGATATTATTAATGACTATTTTATTGTATATTATGATGTAAAATCAGAAAGAACAGGCGAGCTAAAATTCAAAATTGGCTTTATTAATAAAAGTGATCCTAGCAAAGTTTATTCAAAATCAGAAGAAATTACACTTGTGAATTTATCAAATGATTTTCAAAATAATATATATCCAGAATTGCTTATGAACAAAGTGAGTCTACAAGATTTTCAATATAATAATCAACAATTAACTTGAAATAAACAAACTTTGACACTAAATAACTATTCAATTGACACTAAAGATATTACAATTCATGAAAAAGTTCAGTATAATAACAATACTTATATTAATTTAAAATATACTTACCCTAACCAAAAAAAAGAAACAGAAAAAATAGTTGTTGGTAATAATTGATACAAGGTTGCTGGTTCAAATTCTGTTTCGCTTGATGATATCAAAAATTCAAGTTTCAAATGAAGACATTCAGGTCTTAATACTTTAATAGTAGAAAATTATCAAGTTATTCGAAATCGACAAATTGAATTTAATGCTAAAGATGCAATTTGATCACAAGATGGAAAAGGTGCGTCCTGAGTTTTAAAAGAAAAGTACCTTGAAAAAATGTTAGAAAATGCTCGAGATGTAAAACTAGATTTAACAATTTATGGAAATGTTTTAATTCAAGATGATAATCGCTATAATAGATTCACTAAACCAGGAGATCCTACCATTCATGGCAATGAAGCTAAATATAAGTTTCCTTCATTTACTATAGACTATTCAGATCTGAAAAGAAAGTCAGAACTAAATATTGAACTTGAACTACCACAAAGATATAATAATACTAGCACTTCCTCTACACCACTTCCCAAATTAACATTATTATTAAATGTTACAAAAAAACTAGATGGATTGCACTTTAAATTAAGTTTGAAAGGTGAAGAATATAGCATTATTGTTGGTAATCCTGTGAATTATGTAAATACCACTCAAGGTTACAATCCTTTTACAAATAATGATAAATTTGACAAAAATAAAGCTTTTATCTTGTGAGATAGAGGTGCTGGTGTAAATGTTATTTATGAGAATTATGAACAATATGAAGAGCATACTAGACGAACTAATTTATTCGATTATAAACAGATTTCATACACTCAAGAAAATGCGCCAATTCCTTTTTATACCGATCCTAATGTTCGAAAAAATGTTTATTTTCCAAACCAAAACGTTCCCTATGAAATTCATAATGGTTATTTACAAAACAATGATTATATAAATTATTCCACTATCAAATCAAATCCTCAATTTGAAAATAATTTCCAACACGCACTTGCTTTTAGTTTTGGTTCTGCAACGATGATTGGAAAAGTAAATAATGATGAAAATGACTGAAAATTCTACTTTATAACTAATAATCACGTAGAAAATGTCAAAAATTTTGACCAGCTAAATAACTCAACAACTGGCTTACCAAACACTTATCGAAGATATAGTTACATTGTAAAACCTTCACTTAATTTTGAAAATAATGTTAATGCTGGATTTAGTTACTGAGGTGGTCTATTGAAAGGTCCAAATTCTTCATCAAAACCTAGCGACAAAAAAGAAGACCCAAATTCTGGATTTCTACTTTCTCAAATTTGATCTGGATCAGATCAACAAAGTCGGGATGGAAAGGAACATAAAGGCCACAATATCGATGCTACTATTTTTGTGGTCGATGTTAAGCCACTTTATGATGAAGCGCTTGCACAAGGAAAATATGAGTATGCCAACTGATTAAAATCATGACTAGCGCTTGAAAATATGAAATTTAATTTCAATGGTATGGATTATAATATAAACCACCAGTCATTAATTTATGACTTTTCAATTGTTGGTTTTCCTTATGGAAAACAATCTGCATATGTTATTCACCGACCAGCCCTAAGTAATTATAATGTAATGTTAAGACATCAAAATGGCTATGTGCCTACATATTTTGATGCTGGAAATTCAGGAACTGGAATTTTAAGCGCTGATAACAATTACATTTCGCTAATTAACTCCGGAACACCTCACAACAGTTTGCAAGCTTGAAATTATGCAACTCGCGGTTTTAACTATTTTGGTGTGAACTTCAATGGTGAACATCCATTGGATTTAAAAAATACTAAATCATTTGCTGCTCAAATTTTACGATGGCATCTACTTGCACCCGCCAGTGCAAATTCACCATGATTTTTTAATCCATTTAAAACAAACACAAAATAA
- a CDS encoding helix-turn-helix domain-containing protein, with protein sequence MKFNYNGLWKVLIDKNMKKKDLMDKTGISPTKISKMVRGDAVSLTIIGKICEELRTDIGDLICID encoded by the coding sequence ATGAAATTTAATTACAATGGATTATGGAAAGTGTTAATAGATAAAAATATGAAAAAGAAAGATTTAATGGATAAAACAGGGATTTCTCCAACTAAAATATCAAAAATGGTTAGAGGAGATGCGGTGTCTCTTACGATCATCGGAAAAATTTGTGAAGAACTTAGAACAGATATTGGGGATTTAATTTGTATAGATTAG
- a CDS encoding type I restriction-modification system subunit M, which produces MESTYSSFEYNKLISFIWSVADDCLRDVYVRGKYRDVILPMTLIKRFDSIIEPEKANIMKLKEMAEKNNWDVIQTLNTAVQLPFYNISNFCLKDLKHETNRQNLKKNFEEYLNGFSENVKEILQKFDFNNQLTKMTDAGILGSVIEKFTSSELNLSPYDEKNSSGDVIKKGLDNHAMGTLFEEIIRKFNEENNEEAGEHFTPRDVIELMADIAMYPIIDKIKDATYSIYDGACGTLGMGTVAEERLKAFAKENGKEVSIHLIGQEVNAETYAIAKADLLIKGGDTVSNNVYYGSTLSDDRTSGKHFDFMLSNPPYGKTWKTDLAILGSGNDKDPKKNIIDRRFVRNYKEQDDFRMIPDVSDGQLLFLLNNISKMKETEMGSRIVEVHNGSALFTGDAGNGASNARRFMIEEDLIEAIIQLPENMFYNTGITTYIWILSNRKEERRKGKIQLINANSIKTTLRKNMGKKNCEFSKADREFILNQYLNFEENEYSKIFLNDEFGYYKVVVERPLRQTVLCNAENLKEIEEELKKIGAFSEKINKKILEDSFIKGTTASIKELEKSENLKAYLEVLKLMKSDERYLDYAAFEKEFNKHLKKKNIKGTSLSKFVSTGLLDNMIIRDENAAIQKDSKGNVIVDPNLRDTESIPMTFEGGIEEFIKKEVLPYHADAFVDESKTQIGYEINFTKYFYKAKELERVEDIVRRIKELERQSDGLMTSILELYE; this is translated from the coding sequence ATGGAAAGTACGTACAGCTCATTTGAATATAATAAATTAATTAGTTTTATTTGGTCTGTGGCAGATGATTGCCTAAGAGACGTTTACGTAAGAGGAAAATATAGAGATGTAATTCTTCCTATGACCTTAATCAAAAGATTTGATTCTATTATAGAACCAGAAAAAGCTAACATAATGAAGCTTAAAGAAATGGCGGAAAAAAACAATTGGGATGTTATACAAACATTGAATACAGCTGTTCAGCTACCATTTTATAATATTTCTAATTTTTGCCTAAAAGACTTAAAGCATGAAACTAATAGGCAAAACTTAAAGAAAAATTTCGAAGAATATTTAAATGGCTTTTCAGAAAATGTAAAAGAAATTCTTCAAAAATTTGATTTTAATAACCAGTTAACAAAAATGACTGATGCTGGGATTTTAGGCTCTGTTATTGAAAAATTTACATCAAGTGAACTAAATTTGAGTCCATATGATGAGAAAAACTCTAGTGGAGATGTTATCAAAAAAGGATTAGATAATCATGCCATGGGTACCTTGTTTGAAGAAATCATTAGAAAATTTAATGAAGAAAATAACGAAGAAGCAGGGGAACACTTTACACCTCGTGATGTAATTGAGCTAATGGCCGATATTGCTATGTATCCAATTATCGATAAAATAAAAGATGCTACTTATTCAATCTATGATGGAGCCTGCGGAACTCTTGGCATGGGAACTGTTGCAGAAGAAAGACTAAAAGCATTTGCAAAAGAGAATGGTAAGGAAGTATCTATTCACTTGATTGGACAAGAAGTAAATGCAGAAACATATGCAATTGCTAAAGCGGATTTGCTTATCAAAGGCGGAGACACAGTGTCTAATAATGTTTACTATGGCTCTACACTTTCTGACGATAGAACTTCAGGGAAACATTTTGATTTTATGTTATCTAATCCTCCATATGGTAAAACATGGAAAACAGATTTGGCTATTTTAGGAAGTGGAAATGATAAAGACCCTAAGAAAAATATAATAGATAGACGTTTTGTTAGAAATTATAAAGAACAAGATGATTTCAGAATGATACCTGATGTAAGTGATGGGCAGTTACTTTTCTTGCTTAATAATATTTCTAAGATGAAAGAAACCGAAATGGGATCTCGCATTGTTGAGGTTCATAACGGTTCGGCTCTATTTACGGGTGATGCAGGAAATGGAGCAAGTAATGCAAGAAGATTTATGATTGAGGAAGATTTGATTGAAGCTATTATTCAACTACCTGAAAATATGTTTTATAACACAGGGATAACAACATATATCTGGATTCTGTCGAATAGAAAAGAAGAAAGAAGAAAAGGTAAAATTCAGCTTATTAATGCAAATAGCATCAAGACTACACTTCGAAAGAATATGGGTAAGAAAAATTGCGAGTTTTCAAAAGCTGATAGAGAATTCATATTGAATCAATATCTGAATTTTGAAGAAAATGAGTACTCAAAAATCTTTTTAAACGATGAGTTTGGATACTATAAGGTTGTAGTAGAAAGACCTTTAAGACAAACTGTATTATGCAATGCTGAAAATCTAAAAGAAATAGAGGAAGAGCTGAAGAAGATAGGAGCTTTTTCGGAAAAGATAAACAAGAAAATACTTGAGGATAGTTTTATTAAAGGAACAACCGCCTCTATCAAAGAACTTGAAAAGAGTGAAAATCTTAAAGCATATTTGGAAGTCTTGAAATTAATGAAAAGTGATGAAAGATATCTAGATTATGCAGCTTTTGAAAAAGAGTTTAACAAGCATTTAAAAAAGAAAAATATAAAAGGCACAAGTTTAAGTAAGTTTGTTTCAACAGGATTGCTTGACAATATGATAATTCGAGATGAGAATGCTGCTATTCAAAAGGACTCGAAAGGAAATGTGATTGTAGATCCAAATCTTAGAGACACAGAAAGTATTCCTATGACTTTTGAAGGTGGAATAGAAGAGTTTATTAAAAAGGAAGTCTTACCATATCATGCGGATGCTTTTGTAGATGAGAGTAAAACACAAATTGGCTACGAAATAAATTTCACTAAATATTTCTATAAAGCGAAAGAACTGGAACGAGTAGAAGACATTGTAAGACGCATTAAAGAGTTAGAAAGACAATCTGATGGTCTGATGACTTCTATATTGGAGCTTTATGAATAG
- a CDS encoding restriction endonuclease subunit S — protein MNRYKSYKEVNLPWLKEIPSHWEINKVKRYFEITRGRVIPKEELDSNGKYPVYSSQTENYGIMGYLNTYDFDEVDCITWTTDGEKAGTTFLRSGKYNCTNICGILLPKIDKIKDINLAYCNYIIGLGNQHSRRKDTNGYKIMNNEMEKNTILLPPLHEQIQIASFLDWKISEIDRLIQIEKEKIKELNHKKQLSISFEYKKISKKIRLKMLLSEPLLYGINGTGETNGSIRFIRITDINKDGELKENNCQYFDNCENKFLLKKGDILFARSGTVGKSYIHKSENMKMCFAGYLIRARVDTEIVISEFVYLYTQSADYEKWKESISIQSTIQNISAEKYANLQIPFVDKIEQKNIIQHLRKIINTIEKCKVIISKKIKELESLKQSLISEVVTGKIDVRNVVIPEYEKVTLLYDEIEEFDEMEGIEDGN, from the coding sequence ATGAATAGATATAAGAGTTATAAGGAAGTAAATTTACCTTGACTAAAAGAAATACCTAGTCATTGGGAGATTAATAAGGTAAAAAGATATTTTGAAATAACAAGAGGAAGAGTAATTCCTAAAGAAGAATTGGACAGTAATGGTAAATACCCAGTATATTCCTCTCAAACTGAAAATTATGGAATAATGGGTTATTTAAATACTTATGATTTTGATGAAGTTGATTGCATAACATGGACAACAGACGGTGAAAAAGCAGGAACTACATTTTTAAGAAGTGGTAAATATAATTGCACAAATATATGTGGGATTTTATTACCTAAAATAGATAAAATTAAAGATATAAATTTAGCATATTGCAATTATATTATTGGACTAGGTAACCAACATTCAAGAAGAAAAGATACTAATGGTTATAAAATAATGAACAATGAAATGGAAAAGAATACTATTTTATTACCACCATTACATGAACAAATCCAAATTGCAAGCTTCCTTGACTGGAAAATAAGTGAAATAGATAGATTAATTCAAATAGAAAAAGAAAAGATAAAAGAATTGAATCATAAAAAACAGTTATCTATATCATTTGAATATAAAAAAATAAGTAAAAAAATACGTTTAAAAATGTTACTTTCAGAACCTTTACTGTATGGAATTAATGGTACAGGTGAAACGAATGGAAGTATAAGATTTATTAGGATTACTGACATCAACAAAGATGGCGAATTAAAAGAAAACAATTGTCAATATTTTGACAATTGTGAAAATAAATTTTTATTGAAAAAGGGAGATATACTATTTGCAAGGAGCGGAACTGTAGGTAAATCATATATCCATAAATCGGAAAATATGAAAATGTGTTTTGCTGGATATTTAATTAGAGCAAGGGTGGATACAGAAATTGTGATTTCTGAATTTGTATATTTATATACACAATCTGCAGACTATGAAAAATGGAAAGAAAGTATTTCCATACAATCTACTATCCAAAATATAAGTGCTGAAAAATATGCGAATTTACAAATACCTTTTGTTGATAAAATAGAACAGAAAAATATCATTCAACATCTAAGAAAAATAATTAATACTATTGAAAAATGTAAAGTAATAATTTCAAAGAAAATCAAAGAATTAGAATCACTAAAACAATCACTAATTTCAGAAGTGGTAACAGGAAAAATTGATGTAAGAAATGTTGTTATACCTGAATATGAAAAAGTAACTCTTTTATATGATGAAATAGAAGAATTTGATGAAATGGAGGGGATAGAAGATGGGAATTAG